One Papaver somniferum cultivar HN1 chromosome 10, ASM357369v1, whole genome shotgun sequence genomic window carries:
- the LOC113317584 gene encoding jacalin-related lectin 3-like codes for MFISFRSTDVRGYDKKKKKSSNKSSSNDKSPICAGPWPSSTRQEGDPWDDGYHATVKQLVIVHGAGIDSVRFEYHDNNSGTSSVWSQKHGGSGGFKTDKIKLDFPGEYLKSISGYYGSVNDWSPVFIRSLTFESNRKKYGPFGCPKGTQFSFPATSTATKIVGFHGHSSWYLTAIGVYLKPIEDQQKRPSKALMSSQLMSQNFVSDSGTHDHANSYNVVQGSGALQEIVID; via the exons ATG TTTATCAGCTTTCGCAGTACTGATGTAAGGGGATatgataagaaaaagaagaagagcagcaacaaAAGCAGCAGCAACGACAAATCACCAATTTGCGCCGGACCATGGCCATCAAGTACTAGACAAGAAGGTGACCCATGGGATGATGGATATCATGCAACTGTGAAGCAATTGGTAATCGTTCACGGAGCTGGTATCGATTCCGTCAGGTTCGAATACCATGATAACAACAGTGGCACCTCCTCAGTTTGGTCTCAGAAACATGGAGGAAGTGGTGGCTTCAAAACTGACAAG ATAAAACTTGATTTTCCTGGTGAATATTTGAAGTCAATCAGTGGGTATTATGGTAGTGTTAACGATTGGAGTCCTGTGTTCATTCGTTCGCTTACTTTTGAAAGTAATCGAAAGAAATATGGACCATTTGGTTGTCCAAAGGGAACACAGTTTTCGTTTCCAGCAACCAGTACTGCAACTAAAATTGTTGGATTCCATGGCCATTCTAGCTGGTATCTCACTGCCATTGGAGTGTATTTGAAGCCTATTGAAGATCAACAAAAACGGCCGTCTAAAGCTCTTATGTCATCTCAACTAATGTCCCAAAACTTCGTCTCGGATTCTGGTACTCATGATCATGCGAACAGTTACAATGTTGTTCAAGGAAGTGGCGCCCTTCAGGAGATTGTAATAGACTAA